The following is a genomic window from Thioclava electrotropha.
CGCGCAAGATCCGTGGTTCGAACTGGCGCGGTCCGACACACCCGGTGCGATCGCGGTGATCTCTGCCATCGAAGGCCCGGCCTATCGCAATGTCGGCACCGCGATGGCGATCTTGCCGGACGGTCGGCGCTTCGGAGCGCTTAGCTCTGGCTGTATCGAAGAAGATGTGGCCGAACATGCGCGCGCGGCGCAGGCCGACGGGCAGGTGCGCAAGCTGCGCTATGGGGCCGGTTCGCCCTTTTTCGATCTGAAGCTGCCCTGCGGCGGCGCGCTCGAGGTCACGGTGATCCCCGCGCCGGACCGTTCTTTGCTTCGCGAGCTTGCGGCAAGGCGGGCGCGCCGCGCGGAGGCGGCCTTGGGACTGAGCGCCTCGGGGTGCTTGCGTTTGATGCAGGAGGACGAGGCCCCCGACGAGCCGGGAGAGCTGCGTATCGCCTTTCGCCCCGAGCCGCGCTTCGTGATCTTCGGTGCCGGGGCCGAGGCGGTGTTCTTCGCCGATCTGGTGCGGGCCACCGGCGCGCCGCATCTTTTGCTCACGCCCGAAGACGCCAGTTTCGCCAATGCCGAAGGTGCAGGCTGCACGGTGCGCAGGTTGGACCGAAGCGCGATCCCCTCAGACGTTGCCATCGACGCGCGCACGGCGGTGATCCTTCTGTTTCACGACCACGATTGGGAGCTGGATATTCTCGAGGCGGCGCTCGCAACCCCTGCGTTCTACATCGGGGCACAAGGCAGCGTGCGCACGCAAAGCCGACGGCAGGAGGGCTTGCAGGCCCGCGGTATCGACGCGGCGACGCGCGCGCGGGTTCATG
Proteins encoded in this region:
- a CDS encoding XdhC family protein yields the protein MTHPAAQDPWFELARSDTPGAIAVISAIEGPAYRNVGTAMAILPDGRRFGALSSGCIEEDVAEHARAAQADGQVRKLRYGAGSPFFDLKLPCGGALEVTVIPAPDRSLLRELAARRARRAEAALGLSASGCLRLMQEDEAPDEPGELRIAFRPEPRFVIFGAGAEAVFFADLVRATGAPHLLLTPEDASFANAEGAGCTVRRLDRSAIPSDVAIDARTAVILLFHDHDWELDILEAALATPAFYIGAQGSVRTQSRRQEGLQARGIDAATRARVHGPIGLIQSARDPRLLAVSVLAEVLEEVQRDV